A stretch of the Vicia villosa cultivar HV-30 ecotype Madison, WI unplaced genomic scaffold, Vvil1.0 ctg.000024F_1_1, whole genome shotgun sequence genome encodes the following:
- the LOC131622091 gene encoding uncharacterized protein At5g08430-like isoform X1: MGKRNGKRKKEEIAEDHCFVCKDGGNMRVCDFKDCLKTYHAECVSEDASFLTSNNNWCCGSHYCCLCRRASKFMCFFCPTAVCGKCYYDADFAKVKRNKGFCRHCSKLAVLIEKNADVDSDGDKIDMKDPATYESYFVEYYDLIKRKEGLNSQHAHIARDFIKNKKKKCDMDSYEIGDEEDDSGESDVSNFMDSDSDDLDGTTGVKSSGRKKKCMKKLESIKGKIGKDKKKDFDGWGSRSLIDFLKNIGVDTTKAFSELDVKSIIIDYCHKNQLFDPVKKKRVLCDAKLQNLLRRKSVNKNSIQNLLASHFVENFEETDDMVSSSEEMGNKEAFKFSEQRHLNSTTKSCLNVVSQELLSGFAAIVSSNLKLVYLKRSLIEELLKQPENFDDKVLGSFVRTKSDPNDYLQNNSHLLSQVIGINRSSKKGEINQEILLRLSNVPKGVPVSKISDDDFSEEECQDLYQRMSSGVLKKPTTLELEQKARTLHKDIMKHWISREIAVLRNRIDLANEKGWRRELAQYIDRKMKLESPSEQTRLLSEIPKVIPEMVDTREDSSREDKLEQNDLSELAIGENCSSVEQYSIHDGFAQCLDKQTDVVDCRNLSVDMDANQTIKESQSVTLADSVKATATDVIMLSDSEEDESNTKVTSAESKEVETPKVTPVGRKGVETPEVISAGRKRLETPETPSWLCSGVFGGRERGPFSLSVLKLYSESQSAFSSPLDFKVWKKGESEREAIPLRDALRLFSPQLEE, translated from the exons ATGGGGAAAAGAAACGGTAAAAGAAAGAAGGAAGAAATCGCTGAGGATCATTGTTTCGTTTGCAAGGATGGTGGTAACATGAGAGTCTGTGATTTTAA GGATTGCCTTAAAACTTATCATGCTGAATGCGTGAGCGAAGATGCTTCCTTTTTGACAAGTAACAATAATTGGTGTTGTG GGTCACATTATTGCTGCCTATGTCGTAGAGCATCAAAGTTTATGTGCTTCTTCTGCCCAACAGCTGTTTGCGGAAAATGCTACTATGATGCTGATTTTGCCAaggtcaaaagaaacaaaggattttgtagGCACTGCTCAAAACTTGCAGTTCTAATTGAGAAAAATGCTGACGTTGATTCTGAtggt GATAAAATAGATATGAAAGATCCAGCTACATATGAAAGTTACTTTGTAGAGtattatgatttaattaaaagaaaagaagGGCTGAATTCTCAGCATGCTCATATTGCCCGTGacttcattaaaaataaaaaaaagaagtgtGACATGGATTCATATGAAATAGGCGATGAGGAAGATGATAGTGGTGAATCTGATGTGAGTAATTTTATGGATTCTGATAGTGATGACCTAGATGGCACAACAGGAGTTAAATCTTCGGGGAGAAAGAAGAAGTGCATGAAAAAGCTAGAATCAATAAAAGGAAAAATAGGGAAAGATAAGAAAAAAGATTTTGATGGATGGGGTTCAAGAAGTCTCAtagattttcttaaaaatattggTGTAGACACTACCAAAGCGTTTTCAGAACTTGATGTTAAATCGATCATCATTGACTACTGCCATAAAAACCAGCTTTTTGACCCCGTGAAAAAGAAAAGGGTATTATGTGATGCAAAGTTACAGAATTTACTAAGGCGTAAATCAGTGAATAAAAACAGTATACAAAACCTTCTTGCATCGCATTTTGTTGAGAATTTTGAGGAAACAGATGATATGGTCAGTAGTTCAGAAGAAATGGGTAACAAAGAAGCATTCAAGTTTTCTGAGCAGAGACATTTGAATTCAACTACAAAATCTTGTCTGAACGTAGTTTCTCAAGAGCTTCTAAGTGGATTTGCAGCTATAGTTAGTTCAAACCTAAAACTTGTCTACTTGAAGAGGAGCTTAATTGAGGAGCTTTTGAAGCAGCCAGAAAACTTTGATGACAAAGTATTGGGAAGTTTTGTTAGAACCAAGTCCGACCCAAATGACTATTTACAGAATAATTCCCATCTGCTCTCGCAAGTAATAG GAATTAATAGATCATCTAAAAAAGGCGAAATCAATCAAGAAATTCTGCTCCGACTTTCTAATGTGCCAAAAGGTGTACCTGTCAGCAAAATTTCTGATGATGACTTTTCTGAG GAAGAATGTCAAGATCTGTATCAGAGAATGAGTAGTGGTGTGCTCAAAAAGCCAACTACA CTGGAGCTTGAGCAGAAAGCTAGAACTCTGCACAAAGATATCATGAAGCAT TGGATCTCAAGAGAGATAGCAGTGTTGCGAAATCGTATTGATCTGGCAAATGAAAAGGGATGGAGGAGAGA ACTTGCTCAATACATAGATCGAAAAATGAAACTGGAATCTCCATCAGAACAAACACGTTTATTGAGTGAAATTCCAAAAGTAATTCCAGAAATGGTTGATACCAGAGAAGACTCCTCCAGAGAAGATAAGCTTGAGCAAAATGATTTGTCAGAATTAGCCATTGGCGAGAATTGTAGCTCTGTTGAACAATACTCCATACATGATGGTTTTGCTCAATGTCTGGATAAGCAAACAGATGTTGTAG ATTGTAGAAATCTGAGTGTTGACATGGATGCCAATCAGACAATAAAAGAAAGCCAGAGCGTTACACTTGCTGATTCTGTTAAGGCGACCGCCACAGATGTTATTATGTTAAGTGACAGTGAAGAAGATGAGTCGAATACTAAAGTCACTTCAGCTGAAAGTAAGGAAGTTGAGACTCCTAAAGTCACTCCTGTAGGAAGAAAAGGAGTAGAAACTCCCGAAGTTATTTCAGCCGGAAGAAAGAGATTGGAGACTCCTGAAACTCCTAGCTGGCTATGTTCGGGTGTTTTTGGTGGTCGAGAAAGAGGACCATTTTCATTGTCTGTACTCAAACTCTATTCTGAATCTCAATCTGCTTTTTCATCTCCCTTAGATTTCAAGGTATGGAAGAAAGGTGAGAGTGAAAGAGAGGCAATTCCTCTGAGAGATGCACTTAGGctcttttctccccaacttgaggagtaa
- the LOC131622091 gene encoding uncharacterized protein At5g08430-like isoform X2, whose product MGKRNGKRKKEEIAEDHCFVCKDGGNMRVCDFKDCLKTYHAECVSEDASFLTSNNNWCCGSHYCCLCRRASKFMCFFCPTAVCGKCYYDADFAKVKRNKGFCRHCSKLAVLIEKNADVDSDGDKIDMKDPATYESYFVEYYDLIKRKEGLNSQHAHIARDFIKNKKKKCDMDSYEIGDEEDDSGESDVSNFMDSDSDDLDGTTGVKSSGRKKKCMKKLESIKGKIGKDKKKDFDGWGSRSLIDFLKNIGVDTTKAFSELDVKSIIIDYCHKNQLFDPVKKKRVLCDAKLQNLLRRKSVNKNSIQNLLASHFVENFEETDDMVSSSEEMGNKEAFKFSEQRHLNSTTKSCLNVVSQELLSGFAAIVSSNLKLVYLKRSLIEELLKQPENFDDKVLGSFVRTKSDPNDYLQNNSHLLSQVIGINRSSKKGEINQEILLRLSNVPKGVPVSKISDDDFSEEECQDLYQRMSSGVLKKPTTLELEQKARTLHKDIMKHWISREIAVLRNRIDLANEKGWRRELAQYIDRKMKLESPSEQTRLLSEIPKVIPEMVDTREDSSREDKLEQNDLSELAIGENCSSVEQYSIHDGFAQCLDKQTDVVVTTQEPNILAGVNSPIVQQLSYSAKIWKVYSRKGKIGTQGRDLGLEKVYSRKGKIGTRKRLREGYAF is encoded by the exons ATGGGGAAAAGAAACGGTAAAAGAAAGAAGGAAGAAATCGCTGAGGATCATTGTTTCGTTTGCAAGGATGGTGGTAACATGAGAGTCTGTGATTTTAA GGATTGCCTTAAAACTTATCATGCTGAATGCGTGAGCGAAGATGCTTCCTTTTTGACAAGTAACAATAATTGGTGTTGTG GGTCACATTATTGCTGCCTATGTCGTAGAGCATCAAAGTTTATGTGCTTCTTCTGCCCAACAGCTGTTTGCGGAAAATGCTACTATGATGCTGATTTTGCCAaggtcaaaagaaacaaaggattttgtagGCACTGCTCAAAACTTGCAGTTCTAATTGAGAAAAATGCTGACGTTGATTCTGAtggt GATAAAATAGATATGAAAGATCCAGCTACATATGAAAGTTACTTTGTAGAGtattatgatttaattaaaagaaaagaagGGCTGAATTCTCAGCATGCTCATATTGCCCGTGacttcattaaaaataaaaaaaagaagtgtGACATGGATTCATATGAAATAGGCGATGAGGAAGATGATAGTGGTGAATCTGATGTGAGTAATTTTATGGATTCTGATAGTGATGACCTAGATGGCACAACAGGAGTTAAATCTTCGGGGAGAAAGAAGAAGTGCATGAAAAAGCTAGAATCAATAAAAGGAAAAATAGGGAAAGATAAGAAAAAAGATTTTGATGGATGGGGTTCAAGAAGTCTCAtagattttcttaaaaatattggTGTAGACACTACCAAAGCGTTTTCAGAACTTGATGTTAAATCGATCATCATTGACTACTGCCATAAAAACCAGCTTTTTGACCCCGTGAAAAAGAAAAGGGTATTATGTGATGCAAAGTTACAGAATTTACTAAGGCGTAAATCAGTGAATAAAAACAGTATACAAAACCTTCTTGCATCGCATTTTGTTGAGAATTTTGAGGAAACAGATGATATGGTCAGTAGTTCAGAAGAAATGGGTAACAAAGAAGCATTCAAGTTTTCTGAGCAGAGACATTTGAATTCAACTACAAAATCTTGTCTGAACGTAGTTTCTCAAGAGCTTCTAAGTGGATTTGCAGCTATAGTTAGTTCAAACCTAAAACTTGTCTACTTGAAGAGGAGCTTAATTGAGGAGCTTTTGAAGCAGCCAGAAAACTTTGATGACAAAGTATTGGGAAGTTTTGTTAGAACCAAGTCCGACCCAAATGACTATTTACAGAATAATTCCCATCTGCTCTCGCAAGTAATAG GAATTAATAGATCATCTAAAAAAGGCGAAATCAATCAAGAAATTCTGCTCCGACTTTCTAATGTGCCAAAAGGTGTACCTGTCAGCAAAATTTCTGATGATGACTTTTCTGAG GAAGAATGTCAAGATCTGTATCAGAGAATGAGTAGTGGTGTGCTCAAAAAGCCAACTACA CTGGAGCTTGAGCAGAAAGCTAGAACTCTGCACAAAGATATCATGAAGCAT TGGATCTCAAGAGAGATAGCAGTGTTGCGAAATCGTATTGATCTGGCAAATGAAAAGGGATGGAGGAGAGA ACTTGCTCAATACATAGATCGAAAAATGAAACTGGAATCTCCATCAGAACAAACACGTTTATTGAGTGAAATTCCAAAAGTAATTCCAGAAATGGTTGATACCAGAGAAGACTCCTCCAGAGAAGATAAGCTTGAGCAAAATGATTTGTCAGAATTAGCCATTGGCGAGAATTGTAGCTCTGTTGAACAATACTCCATACATGATGGTTTTGCTCAATGTCTGGATAAGCAAACAGATGTTGTAG TGACGACTCAGGAGCCAAATATACTGGCTGGTGTTAATAGCCCAATAGTACAGCAGTTGAGTTATAGCGCCAAGATATGGAAGGTATATTCCAGGAAAGGGAAGATAGGAACACAGGGAAGAGACTTGGGGCTAGAGAAGGTATATTCCAGGAAAGGGAAGATAGGAACACGGAAGAGACTTAGGGAAGGTTATGCTTTTTAG
- the LOC131622092 gene encoding uncharacterized protein LOC131622092 has translation MHPPLTLHKHPMCAEIIEEFQKCHVEHPIAKFFGECTDLKIKLDRCFRAEKAVKRKANFEKSKELKEQLRVFRKENAASSSQ, from the exons ATGCATCCTCCTTTAACATTGCACAAACACCCTATGTGCGCTGAA ATTATTGAGGAGTTTCAAAAGTGTCATGTGGAACACCCTATTGCAAAATTCTTTGGCGAATGTacagatttaaaaataaaattggatCGTTGCTTCAGagcagaa AAAGCCGTGAAGAGAAAGGCCAACTTTGAGAAGAGCAAAGAGTTAAAGGAACAGTTGCGAGTTTTCAGGAAAGAAAATGCTGCAAGCAGCAGTCAATAG
- the LOC131622093 gene encoding uncharacterized protein LOC131622093, whose protein sequence is MERSKNDLVRLVFSWSLQDILNDDLLRDKVRRIPTTFSSASHYLDSFILPLIEETRTELCSSIKMVAKAPAWEITDIELSDDYEPPLNLLYKIEIKTGVDSDEHGNIVEPETGQLIALTDRRPTCIDDLSKPGSPYNIASIKRVRKKDNTEDVYEVKILTSKSVELEQHSQKDGTFIYGFGVYLCNITTFVRIWNVLNSDPDGPSIHIIKQLLQPNSDVGENCSQCFSREKHSIDTSILGAVIRSFDLNDAQEEGVLSCIAARECSHKNTVKLIWGPPGTGKTKTASSLLFSLLKRRCKTLTCAPTNVAVLELTSRFLRLVTKSLDYLTYGLGDIVLFGNRKRMRIDNLDDLLDIFLDYRVKILSKCFAPLSGWKHHLELMIWLLEIPEKQYLEYLNSEVKRDYEIDDYDDCLKEEKEVLAIANQQTYLEKQNIYYQDPNISKQNEWKRIVNNTLRENRLLFKEENKSKYGKQEKKGCIFLENGIKRLTFHEFVKKELNSIRMQMRTFAVQMCTHLPTSFVSLRVVKSLFECLDWLEVLATILSNHSITDKGFKLALATFYTDECKLSSSTWQYKLDMTRKECLKRLKSLRDLLILPDFFDENSIKSFCFKTSRMIFCTASSSFRLHAEGLGRLEMLVIDEAAQLKECESNIPLQLPGLRHVVLIGDEKQLPALVKSEISDKAGFGRSLFERLALLGHKKHLLNVQYRMHPSISFFPNMQFYDNQLLDSSSVKDRNYEKHFLCADMFKSYSFIDVCSGEDELDEGNSQRNMVEVAVVSGIVHDLYKESVSKKHTVSVGVISPYKAQVFAIQDALDKRFGGDVNDCFSVKVSTVDGFQGGEKDVIIISTVRHNNMGVVGFISNIQRTNVSLTRARYCLWIIGNGETLMNSGSIWKVLAVDAIGRGCFHSADEDERLSHFIATAMIDLGQVCDLLNTNSLLFRKARWKVCFNQSFLISMARIQSTEDCKKICSLLMLLSGGWHQPDKDINIGVVDDTSSQLLGLCKVNESLYIVWTINILEENSNSVEVLKIWDVLPFSEVSKMVRDINIFCKNYSVDIHRCCKIRCSNGYNSPMRWSTNLNYQTNHNLPQDDPMQFLCNQLASLHLRNV, encoded by the exons ATGGAACGGAGCAAAAATGACTTGGTTCGATTGGTATTTTCCTGGTCCCTTCAAGATATACTCAACGATGATCTTCTTAGAGACAAG GTGAGGCGAATTCCAACAACATTCTCGTCAGCAAGTCACTATCTCGACTCGTTTATTTTACCGCTTATTGAGGAAACTCGTACGGAGTTATGCTCAAGCATAAAAATGGTGGCGAAAGCTCCAGCATGGGAAATAACTGATATTGAACTCTCTGACGATTACGAGCCTCCACTTAACTTGTTATACAAGATTGAAATCAAAACAGGAGTGGATAGTGACGAACATGGGAATATTGTTGAGCCTGAGACGGGGCAACTCATTGCTTTGACTGATAGGAGACCGACTTGTATTGATGACTTGAGTAAGCCTGGTAGTCCGTATAATATTGCTTCAATTAAAAGGGTGAGAAAGAAGGACAATACTGAAGATGTATATGAGGTTAAAATACTAACCTCAAAGTCCGTTGAATTGGAACAGCACTCGCAAAAGGATGGCACGTTTATATACGGTTTTGGTGTCTATCTTTGCAACATAACAACATTTGTTCGCATATGGAATGTACTAAACTCAGATCCAGATGGCCCAAGCATCCATATCATTAAGCAACTTTTGCAACCTAATTCTGAT GTTGGAGAAAATTGTTCTCAATGTTTCTCCAGGGAAAAGCACTCTATTGATACATCAATACTTGGTGCTGTCATCCGCTCATTTGATTTGAATGATGCTCAGGAAGAAGGGGTTTTAAGTTGTATAGCTGCGAGGGAATGTTCTCATAAGAATACAGTGAAATTGATTTGGGGACCTCCAGGGACGGGGAAAACTAAAACGGCTAGTTCATTATTATTTTCCCTTCTCAAGAGGAGGTGCAAAACACTTACTTGTGCCCCAACTAATGTGGCAGTACTGGAATTGACATCTCGGTTTCTTAGGCTAGTAACGAAGTCCCTTGATTATCTCACTTACGGTCTTGGGGACATAGTATTATTTGGTAACAGAAAGCGGATGAGGATTGACAATCTTGATGATCTTTTGGATATATTTCTTGATTACCGTGTAAAGATTCTTTCTAAATGCTTTGCTCCTTTGTCTGGTTGGAAACATCATTTAGAACTCATGATATGGTTACTTGAAATCCCTGAAAAACAGTATCTCGAATACTTGAATTCTGAGGTAAAGAGGGATTATGAGATAGATGATTATGATGATTGTTTGAAAGAAGAGAAGGAAGTACTTGCTATTGCAAATCAACAAACATATCTGGAGAAACAAAATATCTATTACCAGGATCCAAATATTTCTAAGCAAAATGAGTGGAAGAGGATAGTTAATAATACTTTAAGAGAAAATAGGTTACTTTTTAAGGAGGAAAACAAAAGTAAATATGGCAAACAAGAGAAGAAGGGTTGTATTTTTCTCGAGAACGGTATCAAAAGATTGACGTTTCATGAGTTTGTCAAGAAAGAATTGAATTCCATCAGGATGCAGATGAGGACATTCGCTGTGCAAATGTGTACTCATTTGCCAACTTCTTTTGTTTCGTTAAGAGTGGTGAAAAGTTTATTTGAATGTCTTGATTGGCTCGAAGTCCTTGCGACAATACTATCAAACCATTCCATTACTGATAAAGGATTTAAACTTGCCCTTGCCACATTTTATACTGATGAATGTAAATTAAGTTCCTCTACTTGGCAATATAAGCTGGATATGACCAGGAAAGAATGCCTTAAAAGACTGAAATCTCTTCGAGATTTGTTGATTCTTCCTGATTTTTTTGATGAAAATTCAATTAAAAGCTTTTGTTTCAAAACATCGCGCATGATATTTTGTACTGCTTCAAGCTCTTTTAGATTGCACGCAGAAGGGCTTGGTAGACTAGAAATGTTAGTTATTGATGAAGCTGCCCAACTCAAAGAATGTGAGTCAAATATACCTCTACAACTTCCCGGTCTTCGCCATGTTGTACTTATTGGGGATGAGAAACAATTGCCTGCACTAGTCAAAAGTGAG ATTTCTGATAAGGCAGGATTTGGGAGAAGTTTGTTTGAAAGGCTTGCTCTTCTGGGTCATAAAAAACACCTTCTCAATGTTCAGTATCGAATGCATCCATCCATTAGCTTCTTTCCAAATATGCAGTTCTATGACAATCAACTTTTGGATTCTTCAAGCGTCAAAGATAGAAACTACGAGAAACATTTTCTATGTGCAGATATGTTTAAGTCCTACTCTTTCATAGATGTTTGTTCCGGGGAAGATGAATTGGATGAAGGGAATAGCCAAAGAAATATGGTGGAAGTAGCTGTGGTGTCTGGGATTGTTCATGACCTTTATAAAG AATCAGTTTCCAAAAAACACACTGTTAGTGTTGGTGTCATATCACCATATAAAGCTCAAGTTTTTGCAATCCAAGATGCACTTGACAAAAGGTTTGGCGGTGATGTCAATGATTGCTTTTCCGTGAAGGTTTCCACTGTTGATGGTTTCCAAgggggtgaaaaggatgtgataATAATATCCACCGTCAGGCATAACAACATGGGAGTCGTGGGATTCATTTCCAATATTCAAAGAACTAACGTTTCTCTAACAAGAGCAAG GTATTGCCTTTGGATTATAGGTAATGGTGAAACTTTGATGAATAGTGGCTCCATTTGGAAGGTATTAGCCGTTGATGCTATAGGTCGAGGGTGTTTTCATAGTGCTGATGAGGATGAGAGGTTGTCTCATTTTATTGCTACTGCAATGATTGATCTTGGTCAAGTCTGTGATCTACTGAATACAAATTCTTTGCTCTTTAGAAAAGCGAGATGGAAG GTTTGCTTCAATCAAAGTTTTCTGATCTCAATGGCAAGAATCCAGAGCACTGAGGATTGCAAGAAAATATGTTCCCTGCTGATGCTACTTTCAGGTGGATGGCATCAGCCTGACAAGGATATAAATATTGGAGTTGTAGATGATACTTCTTCCCAACTGTTGGGGCTGTGCAAAGTCAATGAGTCACTTTATATTGTATGGACCATTAACATTCTTGAGGAAAACTCAAATTCTGTTGAGGTTTTGAAGATTTGGGATGTTTTGCCATTTTCTGAGGTATCCAAGATGGTGAGGGATATTAACATCTTCTGCAAGAATTATTCTGTTGATATTCATAGATGCTGCAAAATCAGGTGTTCTAACGGGTATAATTCTCCGATGAGATGGTCGACAAATTTGAATTATCAAACCAATCATAATCTGCCACAAGATGATCCGATGCAGTTTTTATGTAACCAACTTGCTTCGCTCCATTTGAGGAATGTTTAA